Below is a genomic region from Mycolicibacterium neworleansense.
TGTCGCTCAGCTGCAGGTCGGCCTTGGCCAGGGCCACCTCGGTAGCCGGAACCGGACCGATGCCCATGATGTTGGGAGCGACGCCGGCCGAACCCCACGACACCATCCGCACCAGCGGCCGCAGGCCGAGCTCGGCAGCCTTCTGCGGGGTGGTGACGATGCACATCGACGCGGCATCGTTCTGGCCGCTGGAATTGCCCGCGGTCACGGTGGCCTCCGGATCCTGCTTGAGCAGAACGGGTTTGAGCTTGGAGAGGGCCTCGACGGTGGTGTCTGCGCGCGGGTGCTCGTCGGTGTCGATGACGGCCTCTTCTTTGCGAGTGCGGACGGTGACGGGAATGATCTCCTCGGCCAGCACCCCGGACTGCTGAGCAGCCACGGCGCTGCGATGCGAGCGCACCGCGAGCTCGTCTTGTTCGGCGCGAGTGACGCCGTACTCACGGCGGAGGTTCTCAGCGGTCTCCAGCATTCCGCCCGGCACCGGATAGAACTGCCCACCGGCCGTGGTGCGGCCGCGCGCGAGCCCGTCGTGAATCTGCACACCGCCACGGGCTCCACCCCACCGCATATCGGTCGAGTAGAACGCGACGTTGCTCATGCTCTCGGCACCGCCGGCCACCACCAGATCGTTGTCGCCACTGCGCACCTGCAGGCAGGCCTGGATCACGGCCTGCAGTCCGGAACCACACCGCC
It encodes:
- a CDS encoding acetyl-CoA C-acetyltransferase; the encoded protein is MSTREAVICEPVRTPIGRYGGMFASLTAVDLGVAALKGLLERTGVAPEQVQDVILGHCYPNSEAPAVGRVVALDAGLPVTVPGMQVDRRCGSGLQAVIQACLQVRSGDNDLVVAGGAESMSNVAFYSTDMRWGGARGGVQIHDGLARGRTTAGGQFYPVPGGMLETAENLRREYGVTRAEQDELAVRSHRSAVAAQQSGVLAEEIIPVTVRTRKEEAVIDTDEHPRADTTVEALSKLKPVLLKQDPEATVTAGNSSGQNDAASMCIVTTPQKAAELGLRPLVRMVSWGSAGVAPNIMGIGPVPATEVALAKADLQLSDIDLIELNEAFAAQALAVMKEWKFGEADFERTNVRGSGISLGHPVGATGGRMLATLARELDRRQARYGLETMCIGGGQGLAAVFERVAS